Proteins encoded in a region of the Elizabethkingia bruuniana genome:
- a CDS encoding PspC family transcriptional regulator — MLSNIRHKMERQWFGVLTRMGAKLGIPVSKLRVFFIYSTFATAGVFFLIYLGLAFTLWIKDMFITRRPSVFDL, encoded by the coding sequence ATGCTGAGCAACATAAGACATAAAATGGAAAGACAATGGTTTGGAGTATTAACCCGTATGGGAGCCAAACTAGGGATTCCTGTGTCCAAGCTCCGCGTGTTCTTTATCTACTCCACTTTTGCTACTGCAGGAGTATTCTTCCTTATCTATTTAGGTCTTGCATTTACCTTGTGGATAAAAGATATGTTTATTACCCGAAGACCTAGTGTTTTTGATTTGTAG
- a CDS encoding DUF3575 domain-containing protein: MKKILSIFMLATIANTAYAQEYKNQIKGNALFAPIGMINIGYEHAFSQHWTGQADLFISPWKSFAGRHLQIYMGHLETRYYFSKAMEKWYVGANMGMAVYDMQKWNYWNTSLYQKGFNVMLGASVGYQLKINDHWNLDMYLGGGNSQGFYHGWDGSKSPRERYDDADNWNKSGEWIPYRGGVMVAYKF, from the coding sequence TTGAAAAAAATACTTAGCATTTTTATGCTGGCAACCATAGCCAATACAGCATATGCCCAGGAATATAAAAATCAGATTAAAGGGAATGCACTTTTTGCTCCCATAGGAATGATTAATATAGGATATGAACATGCTTTTAGTCAGCATTGGACTGGACAGGCAGATTTGTTCATTTCTCCGTGGAAATCTTTTGCAGGAAGACATTTACAAATTTATATGGGGCACCTGGAAACCCGCTATTATTTCTCGAAAGCTATGGAAAAATGGTATGTAGGAGCCAATATGGGTATGGCTGTCTATGATATGCAAAAGTGGAATTACTGGAATACCAGCCTGTATCAAAAAGGATTTAATGTTATGCTTGGTGCCAGTGTCGGATATCAGTTAAAAATAAATGATCACTGGAATCTTGATATGTATCTGGGTGGTGGAAATTCACAAGGTTTCTATCATGGCTGGGATGGTTCCAAATCCCCACGTGAAAGATATGACGATGCCGACAACTGGAATAAAAGTGGTGAATGGATTCCTTATCGTGGCGGAGTAATGGTAGCGTATAAGTTTTAA
- a CDS encoding PKD domain-containing protein yields MTSKTELKSYFENGDIPNQEQFWAWMDSYWHKDEAIDPDAVQYTNSQPTVYKVGGVPTGTTFENMPIKQVLDYIFYGKVDLTSTEIKFKIRTTQANERVPVAMLRTAAEVAQAKVNYGDGKEEMVVVPTYNGSESWTDGDGNTHYVDTGNTFYHVYETAGDYEITINAEANVSYARFCEGLTRNSQGYFEPTTNNYIVELSKFKSNSLTNLDYTFAGLSQANVTADFKVETPEVTTMYSSFYGFGEGREFESFPADMLSQITKPTGLVGTFFRAGLKKLLPGFLDSFFNLETVFECFKNSKLGKGYYQDVYPWDYRDKHSIDPAYDFIPVSLFWKNPKLKDVSHCFNYIGEGWFGNLTSGYLAYNVVRRELFWNGKSLGNTKGTIENAFYMFAKNNRILCEANILKYAPEMKHIGGMLTQTNQVSHAISWGGMIPIAKNETISIRSYDGGQPVEVEGNGLTYDLNVMFPEASYPKILTLNGAFTVAATADTYGFNHQIDYNGSANPVVIDQSFNGAAFLAKFPNATAGSVDNYAKTMLGQSGGSEADKSDGRNGVFFMLDQDSRITDKATVPALVFNNAIPY; encoded by the coding sequence ATGACATCAAAAACAGAATTAAAAAGTTATTTCGAAAACGGGGATATCCCTAATCAGGAACAGTTTTGGGCATGGATGGACAGCTACTGGCATAAAGACGAAGCCATAGATCCAGATGCTGTGCAGTATACCAATTCACAACCCACAGTATATAAAGTAGGCGGAGTTCCAACAGGTACAACCTTTGAGAACATGCCAATTAAGCAAGTCTTAGACTATATTTTCTATGGTAAAGTAGATTTAACAAGTACCGAGATTAAATTTAAAATCAGAACAACTCAGGCTAATGAGAGAGTACCGGTTGCTATGCTAAGAACTGCTGCAGAGGTTGCACAGGCAAAAGTGAACTATGGCGACGGAAAAGAAGAAATGGTAGTAGTTCCAACTTATAATGGCTCAGAATCCTGGACAGATGGAGACGGAAATACCCATTATGTTGACACCGGAAATACATTCTATCATGTATATGAAACCGCGGGTGATTATGAAATTACGATCAACGCAGAGGCCAATGTAAGTTATGCAAGATTCTGTGAAGGACTTACCAGAAATTCTCAGGGTTATTTTGAACCCACAACCAACAATTATATTGTTGAACTATCCAAGTTCAAATCGAACTCATTAACCAATCTGGATTATACCTTTGCAGGTCTATCGCAAGCTAATGTAACGGCAGACTTTAAGGTGGAAACCCCGGAAGTAACTACTATGTATTCTTCGTTCTATGGCTTTGGAGAAGGCCGAGAGTTTGAATCTTTCCCGGCGGATATGCTATCACAGATTACCAAACCAACAGGATTAGTAGGAACATTCTTTAGAGCAGGTCTTAAAAAGCTATTACCGGGATTCTTAGACAGTTTCTTCAATCTGGAAACAGTATTCGAATGTTTTAAAAATTCTAAACTGGGGAAAGGATATTATCAGGATGTTTATCCTTGGGATTACAGAGACAAGCATTCCATAGATCCTGCATATGACTTTATTCCGGTATCATTATTCTGGAAAAATCCGAAGCTGAAAGATGTATCTCACTGCTTCAACTATATTGGTGAAGGCTGGTTTGGAAACCTTACTTCAGGATACTTAGCTTATAATGTGGTAAGAAGAGAATTATTCTGGAATGGAAAATCCTTAGGCAATACCAAAGGAACTATTGAGAATGCATTTTATATGTTTGCGAAAAATAACAGAATCCTTTGTGAAGCCAATATCCTGAAATATGCCCCTGAAATGAAACATATCGGTGGGATGCTTACACAGACCAACCAGGTTTCTCATGCAATCAGCTGGGGCGGAATGATCCCTATTGCGAAGAATGAAACGATTTCTATTCGCTCTTATGATGGTGGACAGCCTGTTGAAGTAGAAGGAAATGGCTTAACATACGATCTGAATGTGATGTTCCCGGAAGCAAGTTATCCGAAGATTCTTACGCTGAATGGTGCATTTACAGTAGCAGCAACTGCTGACACTTACGGCTTTAACCATCAGATAGATTATAATGGAAGTGCCAATCCCGTAGTCATAGATCAGAGTTTCAACGGAGCTGCATTCTTAGCCAAATTCCCAAATGCTACAGCCGGAAGTGTGGATAATTATGCTAAAACAATGCTTGGGCAGTCTGGTGGTTCGGAAGCTGATAAGTCCGATGGTCGAAACGGTGTATTCTTTATGCTGGATCAGGATAGCAGAATCACAGACAAAGCAACAGTGCCTGCATTAGTATTCAATAATGCGATTCCATATTAA
- a CDS encoding cytochrome-c peroxidase encodes MSIMINLLQQFGRGSFPPLRILLFLVLWTFMSCKNEYEGFSVNKDEAYQLNVPEGFPKMTFDVLGNPITVNGVALGKKLFYEGKLSRNNTISCGFCHIQEYAFTHHGHTVSHGIDDRLGIRNAPPIQNMAFLRNYTWDGVSHNLDERSLVPITTDFEMDSSMPEVTGKLSADSNYKKMFRAAFGDDNITGERVLKALSQFMATMISADSKYDQYRKGQVSFTQQESKGFSLFQQKCASCHSGELFTDESYRNTGMYYNAQFDDKGRYRVTLNIADYMKFRVPSLRNIEYTAPYMHDGRFYSLEAVLNFYSDSVEDQPNLDPLLKQNGHIGIPMTNDDKQYIIAFLKTLSDKNFITNPKFSE; translated from the coding sequence ATGTCCATAATGATTAATCTTTTACAACAATTCGGAAGAGGGTCATTTCCCCCTCTCCGGATTCTTTTGTTTCTTGTTTTATGGACATTTATGTCCTGTAAAAATGAGTATGAAGGTTTCTCTGTCAATAAGGACGAAGCATATCAACTGAATGTTCCAGAAGGATTTCCCAAAATGACCTTTGATGTTCTTGGAAACCCTATTACAGTAAACGGAGTCGCACTGGGCAAAAAGCTTTTCTACGAAGGAAAACTCTCCCGGAATAATACAATCTCCTGCGGATTCTGTCATATACAGGAATATGCCTTTACCCATCACGGACATACCGTTAGTCACGGTATCGACGACAGATTGGGAATAAGAAATGCACCACCTATTCAGAATATGGCATTTCTCAGGAATTATACATGGGATGGTGTAAGCCATAATCTGGATGAAAGATCATTAGTCCCTATAACAACAGATTTCGAGATGGACAGTTCTATGCCTGAAGTAACAGGAAAACTAAGTGCGGATTCTAATTACAAAAAAATGTTCAGAGCTGCATTCGGAGATGATAATATCACAGGGGAAAGAGTATTGAAAGCCTTGTCCCAGTTTATGGCAACAATGATTTCTGCTGATTCCAAATACGATCAGTATCGAAAAGGGCAAGTGTCTTTTACGCAGCAAGAATCAAAAGGCTTCTCATTATTTCAGCAGAAATGTGCTTCTTGCCATTCAGGAGAATTGTTTACGGATGAAAGCTACAGAAATACAGGAATGTATTACAATGCTCAGTTCGATGATAAAGGAAGATACAGAGTAACACTTAACATTGCCGATTATATGAAGTTTCGGGTTCCCAGTCTCAGGAATATAGAATACACAGCGCCTTATATGCACGACGGCAGGTTTTATTCACTGGAAGCAGTATTGAACTTTTACTCGGATAGTGTAGAAGATCAGCCTAATCTGGATCCACTTCTGAAACAGAACGGGCATATCGGGATTCCTATGACAAATGATGACAAGCAATACATTATTGCATTTCTAAAGACTTTAAGTGATAAAAACTTTATAACCAATCCGAAGTTTTCGGAATAA
- a CDS encoding zincin-like metallopeptidase toxin domain-containing protein yields the protein MTKAVEFFSLLIREFKKGVKNIFQKLEKLLNEIFGFGDEVVDSASTPAERRIKRKQDRIKKRLERKNKPASFLDRGKYLGQSLSLDDLFKIEDYLRNLKVDFQLGEGKGVFNVNGYYTKSGKPVVLESHNAAMFITDGKNMKLILRENATIYEFLHELMHFRDCQNLGPAAFIEKKIVPREKFVYDKIVEYSRYLNRDELEHAEWYMNQKYYDFGMTDNLGNPLVEKLPIDLKSIPKKRQGVSINKIITLK from the coding sequence TTGACAAAAGCCGTTGAGTTTTTTTCTTTACTGATCCGGGAATTTAAGAAAGGTGTTAAGAATATTTTTCAGAAATTAGAGAAGCTTTTAAATGAAATCTTTGGGTTTGGAGATGAAGTGGTGGATAGTGCTTCTACACCGGCAGAGAGAAGGATAAAGAGAAAACAGGATAGGATAAAGAAAAGGCTTGAAAGAAAAAATAAGCCAGCCTCTTTTTTAGACAGGGGTAAGTATCTCGGACAATCTTTGAGTTTAGATGATTTATTCAAAATTGAAGACTATCTTCGAAATTTGAAAGTTGATTTTCAATTGGGAGAAGGAAAGGGAGTGTTTAATGTAAATGGTTATTATACAAAAAGCGGAAAGCCTGTAGTACTGGAATCTCATAACGCAGCAATGTTTATTACAGATGGTAAGAATATGAAACTTATCTTACGAGAAAATGCAACAATTTATGAGTTTCTGCATGAATTGATGCACTTTAGAGATTGTCAAAATTTAGGGCCAGCAGCTTTTATAGAAAAAAAAATAGTACCACGGGAAAAATTTGTCTATGATAAAATAGTAGAATACTCTAGATACTTGAATAGGGACGAATTAGAACATGCTGAATGGTATATGAACCAAAAATATTATGATTTTGGAATGACGGATAATTTAGGAAACCCCTTAGTAGAAAAATTGCCAATTGATTTAAAGAGTATTCCTAAGAAAAGACAAGGTGTAAGTATCAATAAAATAATAACTTTAAAATAA
- a CDS encoding MbnP family protein — protein sequence MKIYKLLSLLFIGITLFILSSCRNSDSTETEDTTPGNLQIKFENGFNNLGDIVLGQTAQTSSGGQKHNFTTLKYIVSNIVLIDESGKEFKYNYNNPDKGAFIIDQAEAKAGIVYIDLADIPRNNYKKIRFGLGISQSSYLLGQDGQGIFWQKAKAAGMAWSWAAGYIFTKLEGNYGSATPDTKFMNHCGNMGNTSANNTADLYREITLDLPMTARVTKNIKPSIHILADLNQYLSGQASLNLNKDNEMAMGSNQHLVNVTNNLTKMFRVDHVHND from the coding sequence ATGAAAATTTATAAACTTTTATCATTATTATTTATTGGTATCACCTTATTCATCCTCTCCTCCTGCAGAAACAGTGACAGCACAGAAACGGAAGATACCACTCCCGGAAATCTGCAGATAAAATTTGAAAACGGCTTTAATAATCTGGGAGATATTGTACTGGGCCAAACTGCCCAGACTTCATCTGGCGGACAGAAGCATAATTTCACCACCTTAAAATATATTGTGAGCAATATTGTGCTGATAGATGAAAGTGGAAAAGAATTTAAATACAATTACAATAACCCGGACAAAGGTGCTTTTATCATAGATCAGGCTGAAGCCAAGGCAGGAATTGTCTATATTGATCTGGCAGATATTCCACGGAATAACTATAAAAAAATCAGATTCGGACTTGGTATCAGTCAGTCGTCTTACCTTCTGGGACAGGACGGGCAAGGTATTTTCTGGCAAAAGGCAAAAGCTGCAGGAATGGCATGGTCGTGGGCTGCCGGATATATTTTCACGAAACTTGAAGGCAATTACGGATCAGCAACTCCGGATACCAAGTTTATGAACCATTGCGGAAATATGGGAAATACTTCTGCTAATAACACTGCTGATTTATATCGAGAAATTACTTTGGACCTGCCTATGACAGCCAGGGTTACCAAAAACATCAAACCTTCCATACATATTCTGGCAGATCTTAATCAGTATCTGAGCGGACAAGCCAGCTTAAACCTGAATAAAGATAATGAGATGGCTATGGGATCTAACCAGCATCTGGTAAACGTTACCAATAATTTAACCAAAATGTTCAGGGTAGATCATGTCCATAATGATTAA
- a CDS encoding SIMPL domain-containing protein — translation MKNYITVGIAALGLIIAAAFLGNAIKNRNKSQNTISVTGLGAKKFTSDLITWSASFSKSGYQLQEAYNNLAADRQMILDYLKSKGVKSEEIVFSAVDIQKQYAQVTDANGSYRQGEFAGYNLTQSVSIESKEVGKIENLSRTVTEIINKGIELTSSQPMYFYTKLADVKQQMIADATKDARERAKKVAENAGSSLGSLKKASMGVIQITAPNSGEDYSWGGAFNTSSKEKEASITIKLEYQVD, via the coding sequence ATGAAAAATTACATCACCGTAGGCATTGCAGCATTAGGTCTTATTATTGCTGCAGCATTTCTGGGAAATGCAATTAAGAACAGAAATAAATCTCAAAACACTATATCTGTAACCGGGCTAGGAGCAAAGAAGTTTACTTCCGATCTTATTACGTGGAGTGCTTCTTTTTCCAAAAGCGGTTATCAGCTACAGGAAGCCTATAATAATCTGGCAGCAGACCGTCAAATGATTCTGGATTATCTGAAGTCAAAGGGCGTGAAGTCTGAAGAAATTGTATTCTCTGCTGTAGATATCCAGAAACAATATGCGCAGGTTACAGATGCTAATGGCAGTTACCGACAAGGAGAATTTGCTGGCTACAACCTTACCCAGTCTGTTTCTATAGAGTCCAAAGAAGTGGGTAAAATTGAAAATCTTTCCAGAACCGTCACCGAAATTATCAACAAAGGGATAGAACTTACTTCTTCCCAACCTATGTATTTTTATACCAAGCTTGCTGATGTAAAACAACAAATGATTGCAGATGCAACCAAAGATGCCAGAGAAAGGGCTAAGAAGGTTGCAGAAAATGCAGGTTCAAGCCTCGGCAGCCTAAAAAAAGCAAGCATGGGGGTTATACAGATTACAGCACCTAATTCCGGAGAAGACTATTCATGGGGAGGTGCATTCAACACCTCTTCCAAAGAAAAAGAAGCCAGCATTACTATCAAATTAGAATATCAGGTAGATTAA
- a CDS encoding phage tail protein: MNYKEYLEDFDENSKKILLSSLDEIIPVQRLQNKDYGNFQNVMVGNDSPDYRSPFHDYRETPLGYSYLTDDPVSGFPFTGTNNKGENGYEYRAGVLPCENGSQVLESYNSNPREKQSLFLFYEKPDPNKSNFAGDFYIAKMGEYFVSLFKKFPEPLPSSIGGKFFKNITSMEDEAGYLAQLAYTYEHDKIDATLVHQALMREYQVYTGDKRFEEIIGNISSIPADAIGWCAEKLEALKPTEKNYNPEARDYSPLIPIIGGISVSVNITKAADFFENLGNNPFVQGAEAAFSKVWSIVQQAANKVKNASVDHLPDSFKNLIKKITGIVNSIKTFLSEVKDLVTDLAEKGIEFLKILNAFNCGVLNGLVGLVQCILYILEFLLQPTTAFSYTQYLERRDLLEKAEDVIDWVSENAPKFLQGIKDLFKASGDLSLLDLEGMLDKMKEYFGNISRYTIAFYVGVVVFEVLINILLLVFTEGVGNVVKGVTYVQKITNTLKVLIRETVSVVTMGVTDLLAFLSKFMVSFGKACAKGFKGFIKWIEDLLAGAKKGKNIDDVLSDLEKYNTKADPVVELFGPGFNSHPREWSKLIKELIKNKVEIIYKDSEALAYVPGYSKGKPGQIILNKEASFSALLHEFEHFVTDKNAGYLGFEGVYDPNFRTMSEIISYEKEIDFVKKNGNNSEIINRLKINLKEEVDDFSKRIGAPTDKKILEKLDNLLKH; encoded by the coding sequence ATGAATTATAAAGAATATTTAGAGGACTTTGACGAGAATAGTAAAAAAATACTATTGTCTTCTTTAGATGAAATTATTCCTGTTCAGAGGTTGCAAAATAAAGACTATGGTAATTTTCAAAACGTAATGGTTGGAAATGATTCTCCTGATTACAGAAGTCCATTCCATGATTACAGAGAAACTCCTTTAGGCTATTCTTATCTTACAGATGATCCTGTTTCTGGTTTTCCTTTTACCGGAACCAATAATAAGGGGGAAAATGGATATGAATACAGAGCGGGAGTTTTACCCTGCGAAAATGGTTCACAAGTATTAGAAAGCTATAACTCTAATCCAAGAGAAAAACAAAGTCTGTTTCTTTTTTATGAAAAACCTGATCCAAATAAATCCAATTTTGCGGGAGACTTTTACATTGCTAAAATGGGAGAATATTTTGTAAGTCTTTTCAAAAAATTTCCAGAACCTTTACCTTCCAGTATTGGAGGAAAATTTTTCAAAAACATTACTTCTATGGAAGATGAAGCAGGTTATTTGGCTCAACTCGCTTATACTTATGAACATGATAAAATAGATGCTACTCTTGTACATCAGGCTTTAATGAGAGAATATCAGGTCTATACAGGGGACAAGAGGTTTGAAGAGATTATTGGAAATATTTCTTCCATTCCTGCCGATGCTATTGGATGGTGTGCAGAAAAGCTGGAAGCTCTGAAACCAACAGAGAAAAACTACAATCCGGAAGCCAGGGATTATTCTCCTTTAATTCCAATAATAGGAGGTATTTCAGTTTCTGTGAATATAACCAAAGCAGCAGATTTTTTTGAAAATCTGGGAAATAATCCTTTTGTTCAGGGAGCAGAAGCTGCATTTTCAAAAGTATGGTCAATTGTTCAACAGGCTGCAAATAAGGTAAAAAATGCTTCTGTTGACCATTTACCGGATTCCTTTAAAAATTTGATAAAGAAAATTACAGGAATTGTCAATAGCATTAAGACCTTTTTATCAGAGGTCAAAGATCTGGTCACAGATTTGGCGGAAAAAGGAATTGAATTTTTAAAAATTCTGAATGCCTTCAATTGCGGAGTATTGAATGGTTTAGTAGGACTGGTGCAATGTATTCTTTATATATTAGAGTTTCTTTTACAGCCTACAACGGCATTTTCCTATACACAATATCTGGAGAGAAGAGATTTACTGGAAAAAGCAGAAGATGTAATAGATTGGGTAAGTGAGAATGCTCCAAAATTTCTGCAAGGAATCAAAGACCTGTTTAAAGCAAGCGGAGATTTGTCTTTATTGGATTTGGAAGGAATGTTAGACAAAATGAAAGAATACTTTGGAAATATTTCCCGTTATACTATAGCTTTTTATGTTGGAGTAGTTGTCTTTGAAGTATTGATTAATATTCTTCTTCTCGTCTTCACAGAAGGGGTTGGAAATGTAGTAAAGGGAGTGACTTATGTACAGAAAATAACAAACACGCTTAAAGTTTTGATAAGAGAGACTGTATCTGTGGTTACAATGGGTGTTACAGATTTACTGGCTTTCCTTTCAAAATTTATGGTTAGTTTTGGGAAAGCATGTGCTAAAGGATTTAAAGGTTTTATCAAATGGATAGAAGATCTTCTTGCAGGTGCGAAAAAAGGAAAGAACATAGATGATGTATTGAGTGATTTAGAAAAATATAATACAAAAGCGGATCCAGTCGTGGAATTATTTGGTCCGGGATTTAATTCCCATCCAAGAGAATGGTCTAAATTAATAAAAGAATTAATAAAAAATAAAGTTGAAATTATTTATAAAGATTCTGAAGCTCTTGCTTATGTACCAGGATATTCAAAAGGAAAGCCAGGGCAAATAATACTAAATAAAGAAGCCTCGTTTTCTGCATTATTACATGAATTTGAGCATTTTGTTACAGACAAGAATGCAGGATATTTAGGTTTTGAAGGAGTTTATGACCCCAATTTTAGGACTATGTCTGAGATTATTAGTTATGAGAAGGAAATTGATTTTGTTAAAAAGAATGGAAATAATTCTGAAATTATTAATCGTTTGAAAATTAATTTAAAAGAAGAGGTAGATGATTTCTCTAAAAGAATAGGTGCTCCAACAGATAAAAAGATATTAGAAAAATTAGATAATTTATTAAAACATTAA